The following proteins come from a genomic window of Citrobacter europaeus:
- a CDS encoding transketolase — MRAPRDEIGNALLALREKGYPVVVIDSDLASSTRTDQFQKIWPEAFFEMGIAEGSAMSFATGQALEGNIPFYVNFAMFVTGTAWTQLRQACYAKANIKLVGSHPGMDDGPDGASHHALEDLALTRVLPGITILTPADAEEVEAAFEQAVNIPGPVYIRVAREPMPVRDKSVVPRVSDIEAVESSGNDFAIVYEGTVLEQASTGYAQLSAQGKRGKLIHVATLKPFNRQRFLHLIANCPRIVTIENHTINGGLGGQIAEVLAEEGINSRLCRLGTQDTFTESGNSRQLKEKYGISASAICEALK, encoded by the coding sequence ATGAGAGCACCACGCGATGAGATTGGTAATGCCCTGCTCGCTTTGAGGGAGAAAGGCTATCCAGTTGTCGTTATCGACAGCGATTTGGCGAGCTCCACCCGCACCGATCAGTTTCAGAAGATCTGGCCTGAAGCATTCTTTGAAATGGGAATTGCCGAAGGCTCCGCGATGAGTTTCGCCACAGGTCAGGCATTGGAAGGTAACATTCCTTTTTACGTTAACTTCGCGATGTTCGTGACTGGTACAGCATGGACACAGCTTCGTCAGGCTTGTTACGCAAAGGCCAACATTAAGCTGGTCGGTAGCCATCCAGGTATGGATGACGGCCCGGATGGCGCTTCGCACCATGCGCTGGAAGATCTAGCCCTGACTCGTGTATTGCCAGGAATCACGATTCTGACTCCGGCAGATGCCGAAGAAGTTGAGGCTGCATTTGAGCAGGCAGTAAACATCCCCGGCCCTGTCTACATTCGTGTTGCCCGGGAACCGATGCCCGTACGCGATAAATCAGTTGTCCCCCGAGTATCCGATATCGAGGCCGTGGAGAGTTCAGGCAACGACTTCGCCATTGTTTATGAAGGAACAGTTCTTGAACAAGCGAGTACGGGTTACGCCCAGCTCAGTGCGCAGGGGAAAAGGGGCAAACTGATTCATGTGGCAACGCTAAAACCGTTCAATCGTCAGCGTTTCCTGCACCTCATTGCCAATTGCCCACGTATCGTCACGATTGAAAATCATACGATTAACGGCGGACTGGGTGGCCAGATTGCTGAAGTGCTGGCTGAAGAAGGAATCAACTCACGATTGTGTCGCCTTGGTACTCAGGACACATTCACCGAATCGGGCAACAGCCGGCAGTTGAAAGAGAAATACGGAATTTCAGCCTCTGCAATCTGTGAAGCACTCAAATAA
- the focA gene encoding formate transporter FocA, producing the protein MKADNPFDLILPAAMAKVAEEAGVYKATKHPLKTFYLAITAGVFISIAFVFYITATTGTGAMPFGMAKLVGGICFSLGLILCVVCGADLFTSTVLIVVAKASGRITWGQLAKNWLNVYVGNLVGCLLFVLLMWLSGEYMTANGAWGLNVLQTADHKVHHTFVEAVSLGILANLMVCLAVWMSYSGRSLMDKAFIMVLPVAMFVASGFEHSIANMFMIPMGIVIRDFATPEFWAAVGSSPENFSHLTVMNFITDNLIPVTIGNIIGGGLLVGLTYWVIYLRGNDHH; encoded by the coding sequence GTGAAAGCTGACAACCCTTTTGATCTTATTCTTCCTGCTGCAATGGCCAAAGTTGCCGAAGAAGCAGGCGTCTATAAAGCAACGAAACATCCGCTTAAGACGTTCTATCTGGCAATTACTGCCGGTGTATTCATTTCAATTGCCTTTGTTTTCTATATCACCGCCACAACCGGTACCGGAGCTATGCCTTTCGGCATGGCAAAATTAGTAGGTGGTATCTGCTTTTCCCTGGGGCTGATTCTTTGTGTTGTCTGCGGCGCAGACCTCTTTACCTCAACCGTATTGATTGTCGTAGCAAAAGCCAGTGGTCGTATTACCTGGGGCCAATTGGCTAAAAACTGGCTTAACGTTTATGTCGGTAACCTGGTTGGTTGCTTGCTCTTCGTACTACTGATGTGGCTTTCCGGCGAATACATGACCGCCAACGGCGCGTGGGGGCTCAACGTCCTGCAGACAGCCGACCACAAAGTGCACCATACTTTTGTTGAGGCGGTAAGTCTTGGCATCCTGGCTAACCTGATGGTGTGCCTGGCGGTATGGATGAGCTACTCGGGCCGCAGCCTGATGGACAAAGCGTTTATCATGGTATTACCGGTCGCAATGTTTGTTGCCAGCGGTTTTGAGCACAGTATCGCAAACATGTTTATGATCCCTATGGGTATTGTAATACGCGATTTCGCCACCCCGGAATTCTGGGCCGCTGTTGGGTCTTCTCCGGAGAATTTTTCTCACCTGACCGTGATGAACTTCATCACCGATAACCTGATTCCGGTTACGATCGGTAACATTATCGGCGGCGGTTTGTTGGTCGGGTTGACATACTGGGTCATTTATCTGCGTGGTAACGATCATCATTAA
- a CDS encoding MurR/RpiR family transcriptional regulator: protein MSQIDTNLLINIRNEAGGLSPILEKVGRFVTENPDFVMRHTITELADSIETSEGSITRFCRAFGFKGFSDFRTALALEQGAARPEEQENDEVSAVVASIRDSHAIINTQELQAAAAWINQVNSVAIYAVGTAVPVALFLQMNLIKMGKAASFVDRFYLTTSSMMVEPQSQGIIVVHTEQASADMMQALALAKQHGARILSLTRGTFAPLSRLSDWNLQAAVALKGEGEYGFAEIAGAMMVADKLLNALEEQDERYAECRKAHQKSIFSIESVANKLSEYFMS, encoded by the coding sequence ATGAGTCAGATTGACACTAACTTACTGATAAACATCAGAAATGAGGCTGGAGGGTTAAGCCCAATTCTGGAAAAAGTGGGCCGTTTTGTGACGGAGAACCCTGATTTTGTGATGAGACATACGATCACAGAGTTAGCGGATTCTATTGAAACCAGTGAAGGGAGTATTACCCGTTTTTGCCGCGCATTTGGTTTTAAAGGTTTTTCTGATTTCAGAACTGCGCTTGCGCTGGAGCAGGGAGCTGCGCGTCCTGAAGAGCAGGAAAATGATGAGGTCTCTGCCGTAGTGGCGAGCATTCGTGACAGCCATGCCATCATTAATACGCAAGAATTACAGGCTGCTGCGGCGTGGATCAACCAGGTTAATTCTGTCGCGATATACGCTGTTGGTACGGCGGTGCCCGTCGCGCTGTTCTTACAAATGAACCTGATTAAAATGGGTAAGGCGGCAAGTTTTGTCGATCGTTTTTACCTCACAACCTCATCCATGATGGTTGAACCGCAGAGCCAGGGAATCATTGTGGTGCACACTGAGCAGGCATCGGCTGATATGATGCAAGCGCTGGCGTTGGCGAAGCAGCATGGCGCGCGGATCCTTTCGCTGACCCGCGGCACCTTTGCGCCGCTTAGCCGTCTTTCGGACTGGAATCTACAGGCCGCCGTAGCCCTGAAGGGTGAGGGGGAGTATGGTTTCGCAGAAATCGCCGGTGCAATGATGGTGGCGGACAAATTACTCAATGCGCTGGAGGAGCAAGATGAGCGCTATGCGGAGTGCCGTAAAGCGCATCAGAAGAGCATTTTCTCAATTGAAAGCGTGGCGAATAAGCTCTCGGAATATTTTATGTCCTGA
- a CDS encoding PTS transporter subunit IIC — protein sequence MDLLRFIVFDILGVTPLLVGFIALIGLLIQRKPIEKVLSGTFKTIVGFLVFAGGAGLAVTSLGNFQTLFSDGFGLKGVMPLAEALTGLAQTKFAMCVSLIMVIGFGWNLLFARITPFKYIFLTGQHNLYLSALLTVTLKALGYSDGVTIMVGSVLLGLAACIYPAIAQPWMRKITGNDEIAMGHYVTLAYAASGWIGSKVGDPKESTEKLNLPGWLGIFKDYIVSVSISVSIFYYIAALAAGKTAVTAVAGGMHWLVYPLFQSLTFTASLYIIITGVRLLLSEIVPAFLGISEKFIPNAKPALDCPVVFPYAPTATVLGFISSFVGGLVVMGILALIGQTVIIPVAIPYFFIGATAAVFGNASGGWKGAVVGSFITGILIGIGPALIYPIMESVGLSGTSFPETDFVALGLVVYYIGKMLP from the coding sequence ATGGATCTCCTCAGGTTTATTGTATTCGACATTTTGGGTGTAACCCCACTTTTAGTTGGATTTATTGCATTAATCGGTCTGCTCATTCAACGCAAGCCGATTGAAAAAGTATTATCCGGCACCTTCAAAACCATCGTTGGATTTCTGGTCTTTGCGGGTGGCGCGGGGCTGGCAGTGACATCTCTGGGTAATTTCCAGACATTGTTTAGCGATGGATTTGGACTCAAAGGAGTGATGCCGTTGGCGGAGGCGCTAACCGGCCTGGCCCAAACCAAATTTGCCATGTGCGTATCACTCATCATGGTTATCGGCTTTGGCTGGAACTTACTTTTTGCCCGTATTACACCGTTTAAATACATTTTTTTGACCGGCCAACATAATCTGTATCTCTCGGCATTGCTCACCGTCACGCTGAAAGCGCTCGGTTACAGCGATGGCGTTACGATTATGGTTGGTTCTGTATTGTTAGGCCTTGCTGCCTGCATCTACCCGGCCATTGCCCAACCGTGGATGCGTAAGATCACCGGCAATGATGAAATCGCCATGGGTCATTATGTCACACTGGCTTACGCGGCCTCAGGCTGGATTGGCTCGAAGGTCGGCGATCCCAAAGAGTCGACGGAGAAACTGAATCTCCCCGGATGGCTGGGGATTTTTAAAGATTACATTGTCTCAGTCTCTATTTCGGTCAGTATTTTCTATTACATCGCCGCACTGGCAGCAGGGAAAACAGCGGTTACCGCGGTAGCAGGTGGCATGCACTGGTTGGTCTACCCGCTTTTTCAGTCACTGACCTTTACCGCCTCGCTTTACATCATTATTACCGGTGTTCGTTTACTGCTTTCAGAGATCGTTCCGGCATTTCTCGGGATCTCGGAAAAATTCATTCCTAATGCCAAACCGGCGCTCGACTGCCCGGTTGTATTCCCTTACGCGCCAACCGCTACCGTACTTGGTTTTATCTCTTCGTTCGTCGGCGGACTGGTGGTGATGGGAATACTTGCGCTGATTGGTCAGACGGTAATCATCCCCGTCGCGATCCCCTATTTCTTCATTGGGGCAACGGCTGCCGTCTTTGGCAACGCTTCAGGAGGCTGGAAAGGCGCAGTGGTGGGAAGCTTTATTACAGGCATTCTCATCGGCATTGGTCCCGCACTTATCTACCCAATTATGGAATCGGTAGGACTTTCCGGTACCAGCTTCCCGGAAACCGATTTCGTCGCGCTTGGTCTGGTGGTGTATTACATCGGCAAAATGCTGCCCTGA
- a CDS encoding transketolase: MNIDELKSHARSARRDIVTIIYESGIGHPGGALSIIDILTWIYHEEVRLNETPRARVVMSKGHAVAAQYAMLYQLGKISRSEFSTFRQINSRLQGHPSVKSLPDVDATTGLLGQGLSIALGMAAAKNRAGDPNRVFAIIGDGEMHEGQIWESLQQAAHMRMDNLVAIIDYNGFSSHDPVNDVINLEPLADKIRNFGWHVLELQDGNNMCQVADTLQLSRYLKGKPVAIIARTTKGSGVSYMENNGDWHSKTPSAEQYQQAMEELQS, from the coding sequence ATGAATATTGATGAATTGAAATCTCATGCGCGATCTGCCCGCCGCGATATTGTCACCATTATTTACGAATCCGGTATTGGTCATCCCGGCGGCGCACTCTCCATTATTGATATTCTGACCTGGATTTATCATGAAGAAGTTCGTCTGAATGAAACACCTCGTGCCCGGGTGGTGATGAGTAAAGGCCACGCCGTCGCGGCACAGTACGCCATGCTGTATCAATTGGGGAAAATATCCCGCAGCGAATTTAGCACCTTTCGTCAGATTAACTCGCGTCTGCAGGGACATCCGAGCGTGAAATCACTTCCCGATGTGGATGCAACGACTGGACTGCTTGGCCAGGGTCTGTCAATTGCGCTGGGGATGGCTGCTGCCAAAAATCGCGCGGGGGATCCCAACCGCGTTTTCGCAATCATCGGCGATGGGGAGATGCACGAAGGCCAAATATGGGAGTCACTGCAACAGGCCGCTCATATGCGGATGGACAATCTGGTCGCCATCATCGACTACAACGGTTTTTCCTCACACGATCCGGTCAATGACGTCATCAATCTCGAGCCACTGGCCGACAAAATCCGTAATTTTGGCTGGCACGTACTTGAGCTACAGGATGGTAACAACATGTGCCAGGTTGCCGACACTTTGCAGCTATCTCGTTATCTGAAAGGCAAGCCGGTAGCTATTATCGCCCGCACCACCAAAGGCAGCGGCGTGAGCTATATGGAAAATAACGGCGACTGGCATTCTAAAACACCCAGTGCGGAACAATACCAGCAAGCTATGGAGGAATTACAGTCATGA
- the pflB gene encoding formate C-acetyltransferase, with the protein MSELNEKLATAWEGFTKGDWQNEVNVRDFIQKNYTPYEGDESFLAGATDATTALWDSVMEGVKQENRTHAPVDFDTSVASTITSHDAGYINKALEKIVGLQTEAPLKRAIIPFGGIKMVEGSCKAYNRELDPMLKKIFTEYRKTHNQGVFDVYTKDILNCRKSGVLTGLPDAYGRGRIIGDYRRVALYGIDYLMKDKYAQFVSLQSDLENGVNLEATIRLREEIAEQHRALGQIKEMAAKYGCDISGPATNAQEAIQWTYFGYLAAVKSQNGAAMSFGRVSTFLDAYIERDIKAGKITEQDAQEMIDHLVMKLRMVRFLRTPEYDELFSGDPIWATESIGGMGVDGRTLVTKNSFRFLNTLYTMGPSPEPNITVLWSEKLPLNFKKFAAKVSIDTSSLQYENDDLMRPDFNNDDYAIACCVSPMVVGKQMQFFGARANLAKTMLYAINGGVDEKLKMQVGPKSEPIKGDVLNFDEVMDRMDHFMDWLAKQYVTALNVIHYMHDKYSYEASLMALHDRDVIRTMACGIAGLSVAADSLSAIKYAKVKPIRDEDGLAVDFEIEGEYPQFGNNDPRVDDMAVDLVERFMKKIQKLTTYRNAIPTQSVLTITSNVVYGKKTGNTPDGRRAGAPFGPGANPMHGRDQKGAVASLTSVAKLPFAYAKDGISYTFSIVPNALGKDDEVRKTNLAGLMDGYFHHEASIEGGQHLNVNVMNREMLLDAMEHPEKYPQLTIRVSGYAVRFNSLTKEQQQDVITRTFTQTM; encoded by the coding sequence ATGTCCGAGCTTAATGAAAAGTTAGCCACAGCCTGGGAAGGTTTTACCAAAGGTGACTGGCAGAATGAAGTAAACGTCCGTGACTTCATTCAGAAAAACTACACTCCGTATGAGGGTGACGAGTCCTTCCTGGCTGGCGCAACTGATGCGACCACTGCACTGTGGGACAGCGTGATGGAAGGCGTTAAACAGGAAAACCGCACTCACGCGCCTGTTGACTTTGACACCTCCGTTGCTTCTACCATCACTTCTCACGACGCTGGCTACATCAACAAAGCGCTCGAGAAAATCGTTGGTCTGCAGACTGAAGCTCCGCTGAAACGTGCAATCATTCCGTTTGGCGGCATCAAAATGGTTGAAGGTTCCTGCAAAGCGTACAATCGCGAACTGGACCCGATGCTGAAAAAAATCTTCACCGAATACCGTAAAACCCACAACCAGGGTGTATTCGATGTTTACACCAAAGACATTCTGAACTGCCGTAAATCCGGTGTTCTGACTGGTCTGCCAGATGCGTATGGCCGTGGCCGTATCATCGGTGACTACCGTCGCGTTGCGCTGTACGGTATCGACTACCTGATGAAAGACAAATACGCTCAGTTCGTCTCTCTGCAGTCCGATCTGGAAAACGGCGTAAACCTGGAAGCAACTATCCGTCTGCGTGAAGAAATTGCTGAACAGCACCGCGCACTGGGTCAGATCAAAGAAATGGCTGCTAAATATGGCTGCGATATCTCTGGTCCGGCTACCAACGCTCAGGAAGCTATCCAGTGGACTTACTTCGGCTACCTGGCCGCTGTTAAATCTCAGAACGGCGCAGCAATGTCCTTCGGTCGCGTATCCACCTTCCTGGATGCTTACATCGAACGTGATATCAAAGCAGGCAAAATCACCGAGCAAGACGCTCAGGAAATGATTGACCACCTGGTCATGAAATTGCGTATGGTTCGTTTCCTGCGTACTCCTGAATATGATGAACTGTTCTCCGGTGACCCGATTTGGGCAACTGAATCTATCGGTGGTATGGGCGTTGATGGCCGTACTCTGGTTACCAAAAACAGCTTCCGCTTCCTGAACACCCTGTACACCATGGGTCCTTCTCCGGAGCCGAACATCACCGTTCTGTGGTCTGAAAAACTGCCTCTGAACTTCAAGAAATTCGCCGCTAAAGTGTCCATCGACACCTCTTCTCTGCAGTACGAGAACGATGACCTGATGCGTCCGGACTTCAACAACGACGATTACGCTATCGCTTGCTGCGTAAGCCCGATGGTTGTTGGTAAACAAATGCAGTTCTTCGGTGCGCGTGCAAACCTGGCGAAAACCATGCTGTACGCAATCAACGGCGGCGTTGATGAAAAACTGAAAATGCAGGTTGGTCCTAAATCTGAACCGATCAAAGGCGACGTTCTGAACTTCGACGAAGTTATGGACCGCATGGATCACTTCATGGACTGGCTGGCTAAACAGTATGTCACCGCGCTGAACGTTATCCACTACATGCACGACAAGTACAGCTACGAAGCCTCTCTGATGGCGCTGCATGACCGTGACGTTATCCGCACCATGGCGTGTGGTATCGCTGGTCTGTCCGTTGCTGCTGACTCCCTGTCTGCAATCAAATATGCGAAAGTTAAACCGATTCGTGATGAAGACGGTCTGGCTGTAGACTTCGAAATCGAAGGCGAATACCCGCAGTTTGGTAACAACGACCCTCGCGTTGATGATATGGCGGTTGACCTGGTAGAACGTTTCATGAAGAAAATTCAGAAACTGACTACTTATCGTAACGCTATCCCGACTCAGTCTGTTCTGACCATCACCTCTAACGTGGTTTATGGTAAGAAAACCGGTAACACCCCAGATGGTCGTCGTGCTGGCGCGCCGTTCGGACCGGGTGCTAACCCAATGCACGGTCGTGACCAGAAAGGTGCTGTTGCCTCTCTGACCTCCGTTGCTAAACTGCCGTTTGCTTACGCTAAAGATGGTATCTCTTACACCTTCTCTATCGTTCCGAACGCACTGGGTAAAGACGACGAAGTTCGTAAGACCAACCTGGCTGGTCTGATGGATGGTTACTTCCACCATGAAGCGTCCATCGAAGGTGGTCAGCACCTGAACGTGAACGTCATGAACCGTGAAATGCTGCTGGATGCGATGGAACATCCGGAAAAATATCCGCAGCTGACCATTCGTGTTTCTGGCTACGCTGTACGTTTTAACTCCCTGACTAAAGAACAGCAGCAGGACGTTATTACTCGTACCTTCACTCAGACCATGTAA
- a CDS encoding PTS sugar transporter subunit IIA, with the protein MLSTLFSAWQFREQCGTWQEAVQLACHPLEVQGVITHSYTQAIIHETEKHGPWYILSPEFALPHARPDEGVIGSKTHLSLLSLKEAVLFPGHPDVRLIIVLAAANSTQHIEMIQQLVCWLDEAERLHQLSHTTSLAQFLSILEVS; encoded by the coding sequence ATGCTATCTACGCTATTTTCAGCCTGGCAGTTTCGCGAACAATGCGGCACCTGGCAGGAAGCCGTGCAGTTGGCCTGTCACCCTCTCGAAGTGCAAGGCGTAATTACACATAGTTATACTCAGGCAATCATCCATGAAACAGAAAAACATGGCCCATGGTATATATTAAGTCCAGAATTTGCCCTGCCTCATGCTCGACCGGATGAAGGCGTGATTGGCAGTAAAACACATCTGTCGCTATTGAGCCTGAAAGAAGCAGTCCTGTTTCCCGGACACCCGGATGTGCGGTTAATCATTGTTCTTGCCGCAGCCAACAGCACTCAACATATCGAAATGATCCAACAGTTGGTGTGCTGGCTGGATGAAGCGGAGCGCTTACACCAGTTATCCCATACCACCAGCCTGGCGCAGTTTCTCTCTATTCTTGAAGTGAGTTAA
- a CDS encoding YcaO-like family protein, with the protein MTQTFIPGKDAALEDSIARFQQKLLDLGFQIEEASWLNPVPNVWSVHIRDKECALCFTNGKGATKKAALASALGEYFERLSTNYFFADFWLGETIANGPFVHYPNEKWFPLTENDDVPEGLLDTRLRAFYDPDNELTGSMLIDLQSGNEERGVCGLPFTRQSDNQTVYIPMNIIGNLYVSNGMSAGNTRNEARVQGLSEVFERHVKNRIIAESISLPEIPAEVMARYPAVVESIAKLEAEGFPIFAYDGSLGGKYPVICVVLFNPANGTCFASFGAHPDFGVALERTVTELLQGRGLKDLDVFTPPTFDDEEVAEHTNLETHFIDSSGLISWDLFKQDADYPFVDWNFSGTTEEEFATLMAIFNAEDKEVYIADYEHLSVYACRIIVPGMSDIYPAEDLWLANNAMGAHLRDTILSLPGSEWDKEDYLNLIEQLDEEGFDDFTRVRELLGLATGADNGWYTLRIGELKVMLALAGGDLEQALIWTEWTMEFNASVFSAERANYYRCLQTLLLLSQEEDRQPLQYLNAFVRMYGADAVEAASAALSGEAPFYGLQPVDSDLQAFPAHQSLLKAYEKLQRAKAAHWSK; encoded by the coding sequence ATGACGCAAACATTTATCCCCGGCAAAGATGCCGCTCTGGAAGACTCCATCGCTCGCTTCCAGCAAAAATTGCTCGACCTCGGTTTTCAAATTGAAGAAGCCTCGTGGTTGAATCCCGTTCCTAACGTCTGGTCGGTACATATTCGCGACAAAGAATGCGCGCTGTGCTTCACCAACGGTAAAGGTGCGACGAAAAAAGCGGCGCTGGCTTCCGCGCTGGGCGAATATTTTGAGCGTCTGTCGACTAACTATTTCTTTGCGGATTTCTGGCTGGGTGAAACTATCGCCAACGGCCCGTTCGTACATTACCCGAACGAAAAATGGTTCCCGCTGACTGAAAATGACGACGTACCAGAAGGTCTGCTGGATACACGTCTGCGTGCGTTTTACGATCCAGATAACGAATTGACCGGCAGCATGCTTATCGATCTACAGTCTGGTAATGAAGAACGTGGCGTCTGCGGTCTGCCGTTTACCCGCCAGTCGGATAACCAGACTGTCTATATTCCGATGAACATTATCGGCAACCTGTATGTTTCTAACGGCATGTCTGCGGGTAATACGCGTAACGAAGCGCGTGTTCAGGGCCTGTCTGAAGTCTTTGAACGTCATGTGAAGAACCGCATTATCGCGGAAAGCATCAGCCTGCCGGAAATCCCGGCTGAAGTGATGGCGCGCTATCCAGCAGTGGTGGAGTCCATTGCCAAACTGGAAGCGGAAGGTTTCCCAATTTTCGCCTACGATGGCTCGCTGGGCGGCAAGTACCCGGTGATTTGCGTTGTCTTGTTCAACCCGGCCAACGGTACCTGCTTTGCTTCCTTCGGCGCGCACCCAGATTTCGGTGTTGCGCTGGAGCGTACCGTCACTGAACTGTTGCAGGGCCGTGGTCTGAAAGATCTTGATGTCTTCACCCCGCCGACGTTCGACGATGAAGAAGTGGCGGAACACACTAACCTTGAAACCCACTTCATTGATTCCAGCGGCCTGATCTCCTGGGATCTGTTCAAGCAGGATGCCGACTATCCGTTCGTTGACTGGAATTTCTCCGGCACTACGGAAGAAGAGTTCGCCACCCTGATGGCTATCTTCAATGCTGAAGATAAAGAAGTGTATATCGCCGACTATGAGCATCTGAGCGTTTACGCCTGCCGTATTATTGTTCCGGGAATGTCTGACATCTATCCGGCAGAAGATCTGTGGTTAGCCAACAACGCCATGGGTGCCCATCTGCGTGACACCATCCTCTCTCTGCCAGGCAGTGAATGGGATAAAGAAGACTATCTCAATCTGATCGAACAGTTGGACGAAGAAGGCTTTGACGACTTCACCCGTGTACGTGAACTGCTTGGTCTGGCGACCGGCGCGGATAACGGTTGGTATACCCTGCGCATTGGCGAGCTTAAAGTGATGCTGGCGCTGGCTGGTGGCGACCTGGAACAGGCGCTGATCTGGACTGAATGGACGATGGAATTCAACGCATCTGTCTTTAGCGCTGAACGAGCCAACTACTACCGCTGCCTGCAAACGCTGCTACTGCTATCTCAGGAAGAAGATCGCCAACCGCTGCAATATCTGAACGCATTCGTTCGCATGTACGGAGCCGATGCGGTTGAAGCGGCAAGTGCGGCATTAAGTGGCGAAGCGCCGTTCTACGGGCTGCAACCCGTTGATAGCGATCTGCAGGCTTTCCCGGCGCATCAGTCTCTGCTGAAAGCCTACGAAAAACTGCAGCGCGCGAAAGCTGCACACTGGTCAAAATAG
- a CDS encoding PTS sugar transporter subunit IIB → MKGLIVCRTGMGSSLMLKIKAQKIIDKHGWDIELEHDVLSGLATWQGIDFVITMRDLTDEIEAAGFRAIGITDLMNSEEMETALTSVIQGN, encoded by the coding sequence ATGAAAGGTCTCATTGTCTGTCGTACCGGTATGGGCAGTTCCTTAATGCTCAAAATCAAAGCGCAAAAAATCATCGACAAGCATGGCTGGGATATTGAACTCGAACATGACGTATTGTCCGGTCTTGCCACCTGGCAAGGGATTGATTTTGTTATCACCATGCGCGACCTCACCGATGAAATCGAAGCTGCTGGATTCAGAGCCATCGGTATAACCGACTTGATGAATAGCGAAGAAATGGAAACTGCGCTCACCAGCGTAATTCAGGGCAACTAA
- the pflA gene encoding pyruvate formate lyase 1-activating protein translates to MSVIGRIHSFESCGTVDGPGIRFITFFQGCLMRCLYCHNRDTWDTHGGKEVTVDELMKEVVTYRHFMNASGGGVTASGGEAILQAEFVRDWFRACKKEGIHTCLDTNGFVRRYDPVIDELLEVTDLVMLDLKQMNDEIHQNLVGVSNHRTLEFARYLSNKDIKVWIRYVVVPGWSDDDDSAHRLGEFTRDMGNVEKIELLPYHELGKHKWVAMGEEYKLDGVKPPKKETMERVKGILEQYGHKVMY, encoded by the coding sequence ATGTCAGTTATTGGTCGCATTCACTCCTTTGAATCCTGTGGCACTGTTGATGGCCCGGGCATCCGTTTTATTACCTTCTTCCAGGGCTGCCTGATGCGCTGCCTGTATTGCCATAACCGTGACACATGGGATACGCACGGCGGCAAAGAAGTCACCGTCGACGAGTTAATGAAAGAAGTCGTGACCTACCGCCACTTTATGAACGCATCCGGTGGCGGTGTGACGGCGTCCGGCGGCGAAGCTATTCTGCAAGCTGAATTCGTACGTGACTGGTTTCGGGCCTGTAAAAAAGAAGGTATTCATACCTGTCTGGATACTAACGGCTTTGTTCGCCGCTACGATCCGGTTATCGATGAGTTGCTGGAAGTCACCGACCTGGTCATGCTCGATCTCAAACAGATGAACGATGAAATCCATCAGAATCTGGTCGGCGTATCGAACCATCGTACGCTGGAGTTCGCGCGTTACCTGTCCAATAAAGACATCAAAGTGTGGATCCGCTACGTTGTCGTGCCTGGCTGGTCTGACGATGACGACTCTGCGCACCGCCTGGGTGAGTTTACCCGCGATATGGGCAACGTTGAAAAAATCGAGCTGCTGCCATATCACGAGCTGGGCAAACACAAATGGGTGGCAATGGGCGAAGAGTACAAACTGGATGGCGTCAAGCCACCAAAGAAAGAGACCATGGAGCGCGTGAAAGGCATTCTCGAGCAATATGGACATAAAGTGATGTATTAA